One Oceanispirochaeta sp. genomic window, CCTCAGCTGGCTGCCTGAAAGATTCAGAATCAAAAAGAAAAGAGCAATGATCAAAAAAAACCGGAAATTCAGCTGATTCTGAAAACGGATACCCTCGGCTCCTGAATTCTCATTCAGGGAAGAGAGATCCTGAATGATATTTCCCGGTGTCTTCACATCAGAAAGATCATAGTAACGGCCCGAAGCAGTATCGGCCATTTCCTGAAGAAGGTTCTGGTTCAGGCGGGACACCACGGCCTGGCCGGAGGAATCACTGATGATCTCTCCCGATGCATCGTAGAGCAGGCTCCCCTGTACTGTTCCGGCTCCCGCCACAAAAAGAGCTATGTCATTCAGAGTACACTCACGAGCCATTGCAACAGGATTGCCTTCCAGGGACTCTCCATCAGTGATGAGAAGAATGACCTTCCTTGCCGGTGACCCCTGGGGGAAGGCTTCCATGGCCTTTCTAAGGCCTTTGGCTATGTCCGAACCGGGGACTGTATACAGAGAAGGGCTTAAACTGCTGACCGCAGAAGACATAATGATTTTATCCTCAGTCAACGGCACCATTGTGTAACCATCACCCTTAAAAATGACAATACCATTTTTTCCTCCAGAGAGGTTGCCCGTCACCGAACTGATCAGCTCCCCGGCTCTGGTGAGTCTGTCAGGATGAAGATCCTGAGCCAGCATACTGCGGGATATATCCAGGGCAAAAACAATATCCAGACCAAGAGATTCATCCTTGACCGGCTCCTGATTCCAGGAGAGACCAGCCCTGGCCAGAAGTGAAAATGAGAAAAAAAGGAGCATGGTCAACCAGTAAAATATGGTTTTAACAAAATAGACGTGAAAGATTCTTTCTTGACGCCACTCTCCCCCCAGACGTATAAGGAGATTCCGGCCAATTCTGAAATTGATGAATGCCGGCAACAGGAGAAGGAGCAGAGGGAGAAAGAGCCAGAAGACCTTAGGAAAGAGTACGGTCACAGAACCTCCCGGATAATGACTTTCCTGAAAAGGAGGTCTATAAGAATCAACGCCAGACCGATCATGATGAACCAGCGGTACAGGGGGACTGTCCTGACCTGTATCCGCACTCGTTCTTCGATGGTCTCCAGTGAATCAATGGATCTGAATACCGACTCCAGTGTTCCAGGAGTGGAGGCCTTAAAAAAACTGCCTCCCCCGGTTTCCGCCAGGTTCTGCAGAAGGGATTCGTCAAAGCGGCTGTTCAGATTGCCAGACATAAGCAAGCCGCTGACAGGATCAATATATTCAAAAGGAACATCTCCCTCTCCACCGATCCCGATGGTATAGAGCCTGATACCCATCCGGGCTGCCATGGAAGCCGCAGCGGCAGGCTGAATCTCTCCAGCATTGTTATCTCCGTCTGTAATCAAAACGATGACCCTCTGTTCTGCCCGGCTTTCAGACAGATGAAGCACGGCGACGGCCAGGCCCATGCCGATAGCTGTCCCTTCCCCCAGCTCCATGATTCTGGACTCATCCAGGCGGGAGAGGAAGCTGACATAATCTGTTGTAGGAGGAACCTTGAGCACTGCTTCATCTCCGAAGCCGACAAGGCCCACCGCATCATTTTTTCGGGCGGAGACAAAGAGTTTAATCATGTTGATCGCCGAATCCAGACGGGTTTCCGGCGGAAAGTCCCGGGCAGACATACTGGGAGACTGGTCCAGGACAATGATGATATCGGCCCCCCTGTTGAGATAGATCTTTTCATGAATACTCAGAGCTGGTCCTCCCAGAGCCAATCCCATAAAAACGATCCCTGTCCAAAACAGCAGGGCTGATAAAAACAGGAGGAATTTCAAACCTCTCTGCCTGATCTGAACCATCCCTTTCCTCCAGATCGCGGTAGAGACCCGGAGGGATCTTCCCGAAGAGGGAGCAAAATGACGGATGTATACAAATACAGGGATTAGTATAAAAAGGAACAGATATGCGGGAGACTCAAAGGTCAGCATGCTTTTTCCTCCAGTCTTCCAGGGCTTCCGAAACATCCTCTACCTCACCCAGCAGTTGCTCCCGATCACTGTAAAGGAGTTTATCCCCGGCAAATTTGACCCGATCCACTCTATGAAAGAAGTTAATCAGAGACAATGCAAGGGTTTCGTGAATGCGGGAGTGATTCAGAAGGTATTCTATTTCGGATGTGGTTGAACTCGTCAGATCCTGATGAAACCGGGTGGACAGGTACTTTTTCAATCCTCCGGTGAAGGACAGATAGAATTCCTTTTCGGGCATGCTGACCATGGTCCTGCGGATACTTCGGATCAATCTCTGAAACCGGCGGTACGGGAGATTCAGTTGATAGGTTCGAATTATATTCACTGTTCTGGTACGGATAACCTTATAAAGAAACAAGAGGAGTATAGGCAGGGAAAAAAGCAGAGAGACCAGCAAGGCCCCCACAGCCCGGGTACCGGGAATCAGCAGAGGAGAACGGATCTCTGACAGCTCTCTTGAAATCCCGGAATCAAGTATGGAAGATGTAAAGATTTTCAAATCCACCAGACTCAGATCTCCAATATCCAGAGGAGGCAGGGCTCTCGTTCCCGGATAATAGGGAATGAGGCGGAGGACCACATAGGAATCCTCCCCCCGGGGCTCAATGTCAATGGAAAGAAAACGGACCCAGCCAGGATCCGGAAAAGTCTCCGGACTGCTCAGATCCACTGGCTGATCCGTCTTGAGGACGAAAGACATCTCAACCGTATCACCCACATAATAGTCGGGAGGTAAAAAGCTGAGGTTGTGGATCTGATAATTCTGTGCCATCAGTACCCCTGATGTCAGGCAGAACAGCAGCAGGAGAGGGATTCTCTTCATTTCCTTTTTTTTCTCCGTTCAAAAAAATACAGAAGCTTCACTGCCGGATCATCTTCAGTAGAAATTTCGAGAGTATCCACTCCGGCGGACTGACAGGTTCTGAGCCAGAGGTAGCGTTCATGCTCCCAGAAATCCCGGTACTGCTGACGCATGGACCTACTTCCCAGGGCATTGAGGGTCTGTCCTGATTCAGGATCTTCCAGACGAACAAGTCCTGCTGCCGGAAAATCCCTGTCCAGGGGATCTGTCAACCGTATGGCGATAACATCATGCTTTCGTGCCAAAAGGGTTAATTCGGTTCTGTAATGACTGGTCCTGAAATCAGAGAGGATCAGACAGATGCCCCGTCGTTTCATCGTTTTGGACGCAGTCTTACAAGCCAGAGCCAGATTGGAACCCTTCCGGCCCTCCTTGACAGACAGGATATGGGTAATCTGTTTGAGGACATGCTTTTTACCCTTCCGGGGCTGTATCTGTTCTTCTATTCTGTCAGAAAAAAGCAGGCTTCCCACCTTATCATTGTTGGCAACCGCGGCCAGGGCAACAATGGCAAAAAGATGTCCTGCCATATCCCGTTTATTCACCTTACCGGAACTAAAAAAAAGGGAACTCGACGTGTCCACCAGAACCTGCAGAACCACTTCCCGTTCTTCCCGAAATGTTTTGGTATAGGGTTCTCCCATCCGGGAGGTTACATTCCAGTCAATAAACCGGGTATCATCCCCGTCGCTATACTCCCGGACTTCGTCAAACTCCAGCCCCGGCCCCTTAAAAACGGAGTGGTAATTTCCCGCAAATATGGTATCCACCAGTTTTCTTGAGGTAAAATGAAGCTGTCTGACTTTTCGGGAGATCTCTTCCATTTCAGGGAACCGTTACAATGGAAAGGATATCCCTGATCACATCGTCACTGCTCAATTCTTCCGATTCGGCTTCATAAGACAGCACAATTCGATGCCGCAGAACATTGTATGCCACCGCCTTGACATCTTCAGGGAGGACAAATTCACGATTTTCAAAGAGTGCCTGAACGCGGGCACACTTAAAAAGGGCGATAGACGCCCTGGGGGAGGCACCGAACTCGATAAACCGGGTGAAGGGGAGCTGATTCCGTCCCTTCACCCGTGAGGCATTGACGATGGAGACAATGTACTTCCGGATACTCTCATCTACTCTGATGGAGGAAACCAGTTCCTTCAGGTCCAGAATAGAGTATTTAGAAAAGACTCTTCTCAGGGTCTGTTCTTCCCGCCTATCCAGCTGATTCAGAATAGCCAGCTCTTCCTGCGGGTTGGGATAATCCACCTTCAGTTTCATGATAAATCTGTCCAGCTGAGCTTCGGGAAGCTGATATGTCCCTTCATGTTCGATTGGATTCTGAGTGGCCATGACAAAAAAGGGCTCAGCCAGGGGGTAAGTCGTATCTCCGATGGTCACCTGGGCCTCAGCCATGGCTTCCAGCAGGGCCGCCTGAACCTTGGCAGGAGCTCGGTTGATTTCGTCTGCCAGGATAATATTGGAAAAAACGGGGCCTTTCCGGGGGATAAACTCTCCCGTCTGAGGACGGTAGATCATGGTTCCTGTCAGGTCTGCCGGCAGGAGGTCCGGGGTAAACTGGATTCGTTTGAAATCCGCACTGAGAACATCCGCTACTGCCTTGACCATCTGGGTTTTGGCCAGCCCGGGGACACCTTCCACCAGGATATGCCCTCCCGTGATGATCCCCATAAGAAGGCCGTTCACCATATCTGCCTGACCAATGATTCTCTTGCCTATTTCATTCCGTGCCAGATCCAGAAGGGAAGCGGCATCTTTCATCATAGTTAGATTTTTACTTTCGTTCATCCTCGTTTCCTTACCTTTCCTTGTTCTTTCATCTATCAGGTTCTGTAATCTGCATTTTCCCGTACATATTCATAGGAGAGATCAGAACCCAGAACAGTTGCACCCTCATTTCCAAGACCCAGGCTGATCCGGATTTCTACAACCCTGTTATGCACGGGATATCCAGGACAGGGGATCGGCAGAGAGCGGTCTTTCAGGTAGTCACTCAGGGTCAGCTCTTTGACTGAATCCAGCTCAAAACGGCCCTTATTATAGATAACCTCGTCTCCCATGGAAATCCTGACATGTTCTTCATTCAGAGAAATATTATGGTTCCCTGCATAGTCTCCAACGGCCTGGACAAAGCGTCCCACATTGGGATCATTCCCAAAGACCGCGGTCTTACTCAGGGGTGAGTTGACCAGAGCCTTGGCAAAACCTTTCGCCTGCTCAGTACTCGCGGCTTCATCCACTTTGACTCTGATAACATGCCCACAGCCCTCACCGTTACGAACAATATCCTGGGACAGGTCTTTGCAGAGAACCAGAAGGGCCTGTTTCAATTCCTCAATCCCGACTTCTTCTTTCCGGTTGGAAGAAAAAAAGAACACCGAATCACTGGTACTCTGGTCGCTGTCAATGGAGATTCTATTGAAACTCAATTCGACTACTTCCGGGAGGACCCGCCTCATCATTTCCCGGGGCAGGGATACATCGGTGATCAGAAAAGAGAGCATCGTAGCCATATTGGGTTCAACCATCCCCGCTCCCTTGGCTATTCCGCTTAGACGGCCGGAACCCAAAGGAACAGAACGGACCTTGGGGAAGGCATCGGTCGTCATGATGGACTGGGCGGCACTCAGGAAGGACTTCCCCTGTAAGGCTCCCGCCAGAGCAGGACAGGCCGAAGTCATTTCGCCTACTGGCAGAGACCAGCCTATCACCCCGGTTGAGGAGGGAAATAAGGGCGCCTGGAGAGAACCCGACATTTCCTTCTGGAAGGAATCCAGGACCCGGCGGGCATCTTCCTCTCCAGAGGGAGTACAGACATTGGAAATCTTATTATTAATGAGAACACCCTGCATAAGGGGTTCCTCCAAAAGCTGCCGCCCGATGCGAACAGGGGCACCGGGAAACGCATTTTTCGTAAAAACAGCCGCAAATGACGGAGTAGGGTCATCCAGGACAAGGGCCGTCATCTTCATGGAAGCAACTGGTCCGTCCTGCCTTTCTTTAGGTGTAAACTCAAAGGAATGGACCGCTGTTTTAAAGCCTTCAGGCAGTGGGCTTAAAAGCTCCAGATGGTCCAGATATTCCCCGGTTGAATGAAATTGGTTCATAGAGTCCTATAATAACGAGGATCTGGGGAAAGGTCTATCATCCTGAAAGGCTAAACCTGCCTGTTCGAAGGCTCCCGGGAGGCTCCCTATTTATGTTGCAATCCCCGTTGATTTAGGCTTCAATGAACAGGGAGGATTTCATGGCAAAAACACTTATGATTCAGGGCACCTGCTCGGATGCAGGAAAAAGCATCCTGGTGGCGGCTTTCTGCAGAATCTATACACGCAGAGGATATCGGGTCAGCCCCTTCAAATCACAGAACATGTCCCTGAACTCCTTTGTCACACCCGAAGGGTATGAAATCGGCCGGGCCCAGGCGGTTCAGGCTCAGGCGGCAAAAAGAGCTCCACATGTCGATATGAATCCGGTTCTACTCAAGCCTGAAGGGGATTCCCGGTCTCAGATTGTCCTGATGGGAAAGCCCTGGAAATCCCAGGATGCCTCTGATTACTTTATGACAAAAAAAGCTCTCTGGGTGGAAGTAAGCTCTGCCCTGGACCGTCTGATGGACGACAATGATCTGGTCATCATCGAAGGAGCCGGAAGTCCTGCCGAAATAAACCTGAATGAACATGAAATTGTGAATATGGCTGTGGCCCGCTTTCTGGATGCCCCGGTTCTCCTCACGGGCGACATTGACCGCGGAGGGGTCTTTGCATCTCTCTACGGCACCCTCGTTCTGGTGGATGAAGACCGGCACAGAATCAAGGGCTTCCTGATCAACAAATTCAGAGGGGATGTTTCACTTCTGACCCCGGGGCTGAAGATGCTGGAAGACCGCTGCGGTGGCGTTCCCACTCTGGGGGTCATCCCCTTTATACCCGACATATATCTGGCTCAGGAAGATTCGGTGTTCATTGATAAAAACCGCCAGTTCGGAGACCGGGACGGACTTCCCCTGGTCGTGATCAAGCTGCCCCACATGTCCAATTATGATGATTTTGACCCGTTTTTGAATGAGAAAGGCCTCTCAATCCATTTTATCAGCCAACCGTCAGAACTTCCGGAGACAACTGCAGCCCTGCTCCTGCCGGGCACAAAGACAACCATTCAGGATCTTCAGTGGCTGAAGGAGACAGGACTCTTTGCAAGAATCCGCCAGCTGGCCGAGGAGGGGACTCCTGTGGTGGGGATCTGCGGAGGCTACCAGATGATGGGTTCAATGATCCAGGACCCCGAAGCAGTTGAGACCGGAGGCGGGAGCATGGAGGCCCTGGGTCTTCTGAATGCAAAGACGATCTTTTCAAAAGAGAAAACCACCCTCCAGACCCGGGGACGTCTCATTTTAAATAAAGGTTTCTTCAGGAATATTCACAACCAGAGCTGTTCGGGCTATGAAATCCATATGGGAGAGACCCGGAATCTGAGCGAAGGAAATGCCTTATACAGGCGTGAAGATGGAAGTTTCGATGGCAGCGTATCTGAGGACGGCCTCTGCTGGGGTTCTTACATGCATGGGATCTTCGACAATCAGACCCTCCGCAGAGCCTTTCTCATGTCACTGGGATGGCATCCCGGAGAAGAGGGCAAAAGCGAAGAGACCCTCAGGGAACAGGAGTTTGAACGCATCGCCGATGTGGTGGAACAAGCCGTAGACATGGATGCCCTGGACCGGCTGATCGGCTTGAAAGTGTGAAGGAGTGGAAATGGAGACGATTATAATCGGGGGGCTCACCCTCCTCTCAGGGATTCTTTTTTTTCTGCTTCTTTTAAAAAAGAGATCCCCCGGGGACAACGGAATGCTCCAGATGGGGAAAAGACTGGAACAACTCGATCGGCTGGCCCGGCAGGTGGAAGAGATGAACACAATCTTCCACTCTCCCCGCCTGAGAGGCGGACTGGGAGAAACACTCCTGGAAGAGCTGATCCGAAACAGGCTCCCCAGGGAGAGCTATTCTTTCCAGCATAGCTTTTCCGGAGGTCAGCGGGCCGATGCGGTGATCCGCATGGGCAGCTATAAGGTGGCGGTGGATGCCAAATTCCCTCTGGAACAGTTGAGCGGATTCTGGGAATCCTCCGATCCGGAACTGCCGAAGTCGGTGAGAAAAGTGTTTCTGAGCCACGCCGCCTCTATCGCGTCAAAGTACATTCTACCCCGGGAAGGGACCATGCCTTTTGCCTTGATGTACATACCCTCTGAAAATGTCTATTACAGAGTTTTCATTGCCGGATCGGCATCCCTGCAGGAAGAGCTGCTGAGCCTGGGAGTTCTCCCCGTAGGCCCCTCCTCTCTTTTTGTCTATCTGCAGACTGTAGCCTACGGCTTCAGGGGATTCAGTTTCTCCTCCCGCAGCCGGGAGATGATGCACCTGATCTCCCAGATCCGCAAAGACTACGATGTCTTCAGCAGACAGTACCTGATCGCAGGAACCCATCTGAAGAACTTTCACAAGGCCTGGGAAGACAGCGGAGCCAGACTCTCCGAACTGGATAGAAATATCCGCCGCCTGGATGAGTCTGACCCTGACGAATCTTAAGACAGGGTAAAAGAACCTTTTTTAATGAGGGGGAAGGCTTTTCCATCCTTGTCATATCCTGTGACATTCAACCTGGGAGAACCGATCATAAAGTCCGTATGAACCAGGGAGTTGTTGCAGCCGAAACCCTTGAGAGCCCCTTCTCCCGATGTCCCCGGTGGCATTTCAAGGCAGAAAGGATACCCTGCACCCAGGGCGATATGACAGGAAGCATTCTCATCATAGAGTATGGAACCGAAGATCAGTCCGCTGACGGCAATGGGGGATGACTCATCCACAAGAGCGACCTCTCCCAGGGAGCGGGCGCCCTCATCCATGTTCAGAAACTGCTCCAGTACATCCTTGCCTTTATCAGCACCGAAATCGACGACCCTTCCCTTTTCAAAGCGGAACCAGGCTCCCTCTACGGGAGATTCCAGAACCTTGAGAGACTTGGTTGTCCGTACCGTACCGTCACAGCGCTTGAAATCCGGAGTGGTAAACACCTCTTCCGTGGGAAGATTATTAAAGATCATCCTTCCGTCGGGCAACGCACCGGGACCACCGTGCCAGCGGCCGATGGAATTCAATCCGATGGTCAAGTCTGTCCCTTCAGCCTCAAAATGAAGGTGGTCCAGCTTCTTTTCATTCAGGATCTTACAGCGAGTCCAGAGATCCCGGCCATGCTCTTCCCAGGCCTCGGAAGGATCTTCACGGTCCAGCCTGAGGAGTGGTTTGAGGACCTCCCAGAGCTCCTCGGTCCTGGCTTTGTCGCCCAGTACTTTTATAGCCCATTCCGGCCCGGGAGAACAGATAACGCACCAGGGATGCTCCCCGTTCATCATAGAGCTGCTCACAAATTTCAGGGCCTTTCGGCTTGCTTTGGTTTGATGACTCAGTTTTCCTGAATCCACATCAGAAAGAATATCCTGCTCCTCAGTACTGTCAATCCGAATACGCGCCCAGTCTTCCGACAACATCTGATGGGCCCTTCCAATCTGATAATTGGGAATGTATGTGAGGGCATCCCCGTCCTGTGCCTCCAGACGGGCCTTGGTGATGTAATTATCCTGCACCGATATTTCCACAAACCCCGCTCCCATTGCATAGGCTTCTCTGGCCAGAGACCGGGCCATGTCATAGTTTCCAACATTGCAGTTTATTAGAAGATTCTGTCCTTTTTTCAGATTCAATCCCTTTTGAAGGACGATCTGGGCATATTTTTCATAATTTATCATGATCTGTTTCTCCGCGATTTCATCAATTGAACCATTATCAGCGGAATTCCGGGCATATGCCAAGGGAAAGAAAGACAAAAGTGCACTATTTTACCTGGTATCCGGGTTTCCCAGAAAGAGAATCAATGGAAAGTGATCAGAATAGCCGTCACTCCGCCAGCTTTCCCAGCCCGCGGGATGACCCTGATCATCGCACATCAAGGGGACTGCCATGCAGCGGCTGCTCAGATACTCCAAACCTGATTGATCCACCAGACCCCGGTCCAGAAAAAAATGATCGAGTTTCATCCAGCGGTTTTGAAAGAAATAGCTCCCCTCACTCTCCATCCCCTTCCAGGGAGAAAAGAGAACCGTTTTATCCGTTGTCAGAAAGGTATCTTCAGGATTCAGGCTGATATAAAGACTGTTCTGCCAGGAGACGTTCTGCATCTCTTCCACTGGAATTTGTGCCGTCTGCACACCCCCGGGTCTGAAGTCCTCCCAGGAACCGTTCAGATCACCTGCCACAACAAGGTTAACATCTCCCTGGTTTTGCAATTCCCTGATCCTTCCGGAAAGAACCGAGGCCGCTCTGATTCGGGCCTCTTCTGTACCAGCCTGCCCCCCAGCCCGGGATTTCCAGTGATTATTAAATAAAATCAGCCTTTCTTTTCCCAGGATGAAATGAATCTCCACTACGGGGCGCAACGGTCGCTTGCCATAGGAACCCGGAAAATGAAGGTGCACTTCCTGAGGGGTATATCGAGAAAGGATACCGCAGCAGATGGCAGATTCCCGGTCATCCCAGGCATCGATAAAACTGTAATAGCCATCAAGATACTCCTTGTTTAGAAGATCCAGGATTTGCCGGCTCTCCACTTCCTGCATGAGGATAATATCCGGAAGTTCAGAATCCACAGAAAGAAGAATTTCCTTTAGATTCTCCAGCTTGATCCTCATCTTAGCCTCATCCCAGTCAGACTCATGGGGGTCGTACTCTTCATACTCCTGTCCTGAAGATTGATCATCAAAGAGATTCTGAACATTCCAGGTCATGATGGATAGTGAAGCAATCTCAGGTTCTTCCGGCATGAGGCAGGAGAAAATCAGAGAGACCGTCAGAATAAGCAGAATATTCCCTTTCATGAAAACTCCTTATCTTTTTAGATACTCAGATAATAGAGTTACGGATTGAACTGACCGGGAAATTCAAAAAACCGACCCTCCCGGGCCGGTTTTTAAAATGATAGTACCTTAAGGATTTTTAGGATTTATCGAGTTGGTCCAGTTCGGCTCTTTTGCAGATGATCTTAGATACCAGTTTATATTCCAGACCGTCTTCGGCACTCATCCAGCAGTCTCGGTCGGTATCTTCACCTATCTTCTTCTCATCCATGCCGGTCTCGGCTGCAATGAGTTTATTGATTTTGACCCTGAGTTTTTCCAGTTCATTGGCATGGATTTCAATTTCTGTAGCCACACCCCTGATACCGCTTAAGGGCTGATGAATCAGATAATGAGAATTAGGCAGGCCAATTCTTTTATCAACAGGAGCGGCCAGGAGGATAAGAGACCCCGCACTGGCGACTAGACCCATCCCGATGGTATAGACATCAGGTTTGATAAAACGAATCATATCATAGATGGCAAATCCGGCATCCGCGTCTCCCCCGGGGGAGTCAATAAATACCTTGATGGAATCATCACTGTCCGCTTCCAGCAGCAAGAGCTGTCTGATCACCTTTTCTGCCAGTTCCTTATTTATCTCCCCAGAGAGCAGGATGGTTCTGGTTTTGAGCATTTTCTGGGAAAGGGCTTCCTGTTCACCTTCGGATTTCTGGCCCTTACCCTCTTCCTCCAGACGTCTGATCATTGTATAGTCTCCTTAATAGCTGTGCATCCACGGGATTTTTCCCGGTCTTCAACAAAATATATTCAAAAAGTCAGGAAAAGGCAATTTCTCCTGGAAGGAAAGAGACATGAAATCAGCATTTGTTGCCATAATCGGCCGTCCCTCTGCTGGAAAATCCACTCTCCTCAACGCCCTTTGCAGGGAAAAGATATCCATAACCGCCGATGTTCCTCAGACAACCCGTAATAAAATCCGGGGTATTGTCACAGAAGAAACAGGACAATTGGTCTTCATCGATACCCCCGGGTATCACCATTCGGATAAAAAATTCAATCAGTATCTGAAGGATGTGGTTTACTCCTCTCTGAATGAGGCTGATATGGTGATGTATGTGGTCGACTCCACCCGTCCCCCGGGAAGCGAAGAACAGGATCTCATCTCCCTGCTGAACCAGCAGACAGAGAAACCTGTTCTGCTGGTTCTCAATAAGGTTGATAAGAAGGGCAATTATAAGGCCGAGATCAGGGGGCTTATGACGACAAATGTCCATCCTGATGCCCTGATGGAAACCTCCGCTCTCAGTGGTCTTGGTATTGATGCGCTGAGGGACCGCCTGATTGAACTGGCCCCCGAGGGAGAGCAGATGTATCCGGCAGAATTCTACACCGACCAGAAACCGGAATTCCGCATCGCCGAAATCATCAGAGAAAAAGCAATTTCCCAGACCAGTCAGGAAATCCCCCATGCTTTGTATGTGGAAATTGCCGATACGGAGATGAAAGAAAACGAACTATGGGTCCGTGCCTTTCTGACTGTAGAGACCGAATCTCAGGTGGGAATCGTCGTTGGAAAAGATGGTAAAAGAATCAAATGGATCCGCATTGCCTCCCTAAAGGAATTCAGAAAAATCTTTTCCTATAAGGTCCGCCTTGACCTGAGAGTCAAGGTGAATCCCCGATGGCGCCGGAAGGATTATCTCCTCAAGGGTATGCTCAAATAAAATTCAGGACAAAGAAACTTTCTAAGAGTATCCATATTCTACCCCTACCTCCATTCTAAAGGACAGAAGGTAGGAGAGCAAAAAAATTAATAAAGCTTCAGAAGAGACAACACCTTTTCTTTCCCCAGAATATAAAGAAAGCTGATCAGACGTGGCCCTTTTTCCTTGGAAATAAGAGCCTGATAGACTGCCGTAAAGAAATCGGCCGACTCCAGATCCAAATCTTTCATCATGTCATAGACATTGGTACCAAACTCTTTTTCATCCATGGATTCAAGGTTCTTCTCTACCAGGAGAGCCAGCCTTCTTACAGCTGTCAGATTCTTTTCATCCAGCTCGATGGTCCCGTCATCAGGAGTCCTCAAGGAGTAACGAAAATCCTCGGGAGCAAACTCCTTCACCCAGCCCCAGGCACAGGCACAGCGTTGACGGAATCGCTCTTCCTGAGAAGCCTTCAGGTCTTTCAGGGAGTTTATCACCGCATCAATATCTCCAGAGTGCACCTGCAACAGGTTACAGAGATGACGGATCTGCATCTGATAGGGCATTTCAACAGGGACCTCCCCTACCTGGGACAATTCGTAGATCCGGGCCTGTTTTTCCCAATTTTTCAGAGCCTTGGGAGTCTCGGGTTTACTGAAATATGTTCGTTCACACTTGTCATAGTCTTCATAGATTTTAAGGACATCCAGATCAAAGCTGATGGCAAATTCGGTATTGGGTCTCGTTCCGGCAAAAAGATAACGAATGATTTCAGGTTGGTAGATTTCCAGAACATCCGGCAGTGAAATGACTTCTCCACTGGATGAGGAGATTTTCCCTCCCCGTCCCTTGATCCGGATAAAATCGTATTGAAATGTTACAGGCGGCTCATGATCATAGACTTCTTTTCCTGTTTTCCTGGCGGTATCAAAGGAACCGCCTTCGGAGTGGTGATCTTTTCCCGCGGGTTCAAAATCCACATCTTCCTGTTTCCATCTCATGGGCCAGTCAATCCGCCAGGGGAGTTTAACAGCGCCTGTTTTTCTGAGATCCACAGTCTCGCTGTGGCCGCATTCACACTCAAAGGAAACACCGTAGTCACCATCCCAACCAGTCACTTTCGTCGTATCCCTGTCACAGGAGGTACAGAAAACGGAGACCGGCATCCAGTCGGCCGGAAGATCACTTGTCCGGCTTTCATTGAGCTGACGGCGAATTACATCCTGATGAACCAGAGCATTTTTAATGCCTTCTGCATACTCAGAGTTCCGGTAGCGTTTGGCCTGATAGATATATTCGGGGAAGACACCGACTGTGGGAAGAAGGGCTTCCAGGGATTTCTCATTAGCAGCGGCATAGCTTTCTTCATTTCCCAG contains:
- a CDS encoding DUF58 domain-containing protein, with the translated sequence MEEISRKVRQLHFTSRKLVDTIFAGNYHSVFKGPGLEFDEVREYSDGDDTRFIDWNVTSRMGEPYTKTFREEREVVLQVLVDTSSSLFFSSGKVNKRDMAGHLFAIVALAAVANNDKVGSLLFSDRIEEQIQPRKGKKHVLKQITHILSVKEGRKGSNLALACKTASKTMKRRGICLILSDFRTSHYRTELTLLARKHDVIAIRLTDPLDRDFPAAGLVRLEDPESGQTLNALGSRSMRQQYRDFWEHERYLWLRTCQSAGVDTLEISTEDDPAVKLLYFFERRKKRK
- a CDS encoding VWA domain-containing protein, whose amino-acid sequence is MLTFESPAYLFLFILIPVFVYIRHFAPSSGRSLRVSTAIWRKGMVQIRQRGLKFLLFLSALLFWTGIVFMGLALGGPALSIHEKIYLNRGADIIIVLDQSPSMSARDFPPETRLDSAINMIKLFVSARKNDAVGLVGFGDEAVLKVPPTTDYVSFLSRLDESRIMELGEGTAIGMGLAVAVLHLSESRAEQRVIVLITDGDNNAGEIQPAAAASMAARMGIRLYTIGIGGEGDVPFEYIDPVSGLLMSGNLNSRFDESLLQNLAETGGGSFFKASTPGTLESVFRSIDSLETIEERVRIQVRTVPLYRWFIMIGLALILIDLLFRKVIIREVL
- a CDS encoding VWA domain-containing protein; this translates as MTVLFPKVFWLFLPLLLLLLPAFINFRIGRNLLIRLGGEWRQERIFHVYFVKTIFYWLTMLLFFSFSLLARAGLSWNQEPVKDESLGLDIVFALDISRSMLAQDLHPDRLTRAGELISSVTGNLSGGKNGIVIFKGDGYTMVPLTEDKIIMSSAVSSLSPSLYTVPGSDIAKGLRKAMEAFPQGSPARKVILLITDGESLEGNPVAMARECTLNDIALFVAGAGTVQGSLLYDASGEIISDSSGQAVVSRLNQNLLQEMADTASGRYYDLSDVKTPGNIIQDLSSLNENSGAEGIRFQNQLNFRFFLIIALFFLILNLSGSQLR
- a CDS encoding bifunctional ornithine acetyltransferase/N-acetylglutamate synthase, coding for MNQFHSTGEYLDHLELLSPLPEGFKTAVHSFEFTPKERQDGPVASMKMTALVLDDPTPSFAAVFTKNAFPGAPVRIGRQLLEEPLMQGVLINNKISNVCTPSGEEDARRVLDSFQKEMSGSLQAPLFPSSTGVIGWSLPVGEMTSACPALAGALQGKSFLSAAQSIMTTDAFPKVRSVPLGSGRLSGIAKGAGMVEPNMATMLSFLITDVSLPREMMRRVLPEVVELSFNRISIDSDQSTSDSVFFFSSNRKEEVGIEELKQALLVLCKDLSQDIVRNGEGCGHVIRVKVDEAASTEQAKGFAKALVNSPLSKTAVFGNDPNVGRFVQAVGDYAGNHNISLNEEHVRISMGDEVIYNKGRFELDSVKELTLSDYLKDRSLPIPCPGYPVHNRVVEIRISLGLGNEGATVLGSDLSYEYVRENADYRT
- a CDS encoding MoxR family ATPase — encoded protein: MNESKNLTMMKDAASLLDLARNEIGKRIIGQADMVNGLLMGIITGGHILVEGVPGLAKTQMVKAVADVLSADFKRIQFTPDLLPADLTGTMIYRPQTGEFIPRKGPVFSNIILADEINRAPAKVQAALLEAMAEAQVTIGDTTYPLAEPFFVMATQNPIEHEGTYQLPEAQLDRFIMKLKVDYPNPQEELAILNQLDRREEQTLRRVFSKYSILDLKELVSSIRVDESIRKYIVSIVNASRVKGRNQLPFTRFIEFGASPRASIALFKCARVQALFENREFVLPEDVKAVAYNVLRHRIVLSYEAESEELSSDDVIRDILSIVTVP